A genomic stretch from Halalkalibacillus sediminis includes:
- the dnaJ gene encoding molecular chaperone DnaJ translates to MSKRDYYDVLGVSKDASKDEIKKAYRKLARKYHPDVSQEEGASDKFKEAKEAYEVLSNQQKRAQYDQFGHAGAQQGGQGFGGGFNAEGFGDFGDIFDMFFGGGGRQRDPNAPRKGQDLQYTMEIQFEEAVFGKDTTIHIPKEEECETCEGSGAKPGSDVKTCSQCNGAGQLNVEQNTPFGRVVNRRVCNQCEGTGQEIEDKCTTCGGSGRVKKRKKIDINIPGGIDDGQQIRVSGQGGPGVNGGPPGDLFVVVRVRRHEFFERDGDDILCEMPITFTQAALGDEMEVPTVHGKVKLKIPAGTQTGTHFRLKGKGAPNVHGYGQGDQHILVKVIVPKNMNDRQKEILREFHEITSDEEIDEQSDSLFTRMKRAFKG, encoded by the coding sequence GTGAGTAAACGAGATTATTATGATGTTTTGGGTGTTTCTAAAGACGCATCCAAAGACGAAATAAAAAAAGCATATCGTAAGTTAGCAAGAAAATATCATCCTGATGTGAGCCAAGAAGAAGGCGCATCTGATAAATTCAAAGAAGCAAAAGAAGCATATGAAGTATTAAGTAACCAACAAAAGCGTGCCCAGTATGATCAATTTGGCCATGCAGGAGCACAACAAGGTGGTCAAGGCTTCGGCGGAGGATTCAATGCTGAAGGATTTGGTGACTTCGGTGATATATTTGATATGTTCTTCGGAGGTGGCGGTCGCCAACGCGATCCAAATGCTCCTAGAAAAGGGCAAGACTTGCAATATACTATGGAAATCCAGTTTGAAGAAGCGGTTTTCGGTAAAGACACAACTATTCATATACCTAAAGAGGAAGAATGTGAAACATGTGAAGGTTCTGGAGCCAAACCTGGATCTGATGTGAAAACCTGTTCACAATGTAATGGAGCAGGTCAATTGAATGTCGAACAGAACACACCTTTTGGTAGAGTAGTTAATCGTAGAGTATGTAACCAGTGTGAAGGTACTGGACAGGAAATTGAAGATAAATGTACTACTTGTGGCGGATCCGGGCGAGTTAAAAAGCGTAAGAAAATTGATATCAATATCCCAGGTGGAATTGATGATGGTCAACAAATCCGAGTTTCAGGCCAGGGTGGACCTGGTGTGAATGGTGGCCCTCCAGGGGATCTATTCGTTGTTGTACGTGTTCGTCGCCATGAATTTTTCGAACGTGATGGGGACGATATCCTTTGTGAAATGCCAATCACCTTTACTCAGGCAGCACTAGGTGATGAAATGGAAGTTCCAACCGTACACGGTAAGGTTAAGTTAAAAATTCCTGCTGGAACTCAAACTGGAACGCACTTCCGCTTGAAAGGCAAAGGTGCACCAAATGTTCATGGTTACGGGCAAGGAGATCAACATATTTTAGTTAAAGTAATTGTTCCTAAAAATATGAATGACCGCCAAAAAGAAATTCTTCGAGAATTCCATGAAATTACGAGTGATGAAGAAATCGATGAGCAGTCAGATAGCTTATTTACACGAATGAAACGTGCATTTAAAGGTTAA
- the mtaB gene encoding tRNA (N(6)-L-threonylcarbamoyladenosine(37)-C(2))-methylthiotransferase MtaB, which yields MTTVAFHTLGCKVNHYETEAIWQFFKESDYERVEFDQHSDVYVINTCTVTNTGDKKSRQVIRRAIRKNPDAVICVTGCYAQTSPDEIMNIPGVDIVVGTQERRKMLEYIEEYKDARQPINGVSNIMKTRVFEEMDVPQFTDRTRASLKIQEGCNNFCTFCIIPWARGLMRSRPPEDVIKQAQQLVDAGYQEIVLTGIHTGGYGEDLKDYNLAALLRELDRKVVGLKRIRISSIEASQITDEVIDVLNESDKIVRHLHIPLQSGSDTVLKRMRRKYTMEFYHGRVEKVKKALPGLAITSDVIVGFPGETDEEFMETYRSIQKIGFSELHVFPYSQRTGTPAARMKDQVSDDVKNDRVHRLIELSDQQAKEYASEYEGEVLEVIPEERFKKDPTSNLFEGYSDNYMKVVFEGTEDMIGKIVRVKITKPGYPYNEGTFVRVMDDSSQKEVI from the coding sequence GTGACAACAGTTGCATTTCACACCCTTGGCTGTAAGGTAAACCATTATGAAACTGAAGCCATTTGGCAGTTTTTTAAAGAAAGTGACTACGAACGTGTGGAGTTCGACCAACACTCTGACGTTTATGTAATTAATACATGTACAGTGACTAACACTGGGGACAAGAAAAGTCGCCAGGTAATTCGTCGTGCAATTAGAAAAAATCCTGATGCAGTTATATGTGTAACTGGATGTTATGCACAGACTTCACCTGATGAAATTATGAATATCCCAGGTGTTGATATTGTGGTTGGAACACAGGAGCGTCGAAAGATGCTGGAGTACATAGAAGAATATAAAGATGCACGCCAACCGATCAACGGTGTTTCTAATATCATGAAAACTCGTGTGTTCGAAGAAATGGACGTACCACAATTTACTGACCGTACAAGAGCTTCCCTGAAAATCCAGGAAGGTTGTAACAATTTCTGCACGTTTTGTATCATTCCTTGGGCGCGTGGTCTAATGCGCTCCAGACCACCTGAGGATGTAATAAAACAAGCTCAACAATTAGTCGATGCGGGCTATCAGGAAATCGTTTTGACGGGAATTCATACAGGTGGTTATGGTGAAGACTTGAAGGACTACAATCTTGCTGCTCTGTTACGTGAGTTGGATAGAAAGGTTGTAGGTTTGAAACGTATTCGAATTTCCTCTATTGAGGCAAGCCAGATTACTGACGAAGTGATTGATGTTCTCAATGAATCAGATAAAATTGTGCGTCACTTGCATATTCCACTTCAGTCAGGCTCTGATACTGTTCTTAAAAGAATGCGACGCAAATATACGATGGAGTTTTATCATGGCCGTGTAGAAAAAGTGAAAAAAGCTTTACCGGGTCTTGCGATTACATCTGATGTTATCGTTGGTTTTCCAGGCGAAACTGATGAAGAATTTATGGAAACTTATCGATCCATTCAGAAAATCGGTTTTTCAGAACTGCATGTTTTCCCATACTCTCAGCGTACAGGGACCCCTGCAGCCAGAATGAAAGACCAAGTAAGTGATGATGTTAAAAATGATCGGGTTCATCGTTTAATCGAGCTCTCTGACCAACAGGCGAAGGAATATGCCTCAGAATATGAAGGGGAAGTTTTAGAAGTTATCCCTGAAGAAAGATTTAAGAAGGATCCGACTAGTAATTTGTTTGAAGGTTATTCAGATAATTACATGAAAGTTGTATTTGAAGGAACAGAAGACATGATTGGCAAAATTGTCCGAGTGAAAATCACAAAACCAGGTTATCCTTACAATGAAGGAACTTTCGTCCGTGTGATGGATGACTCCAGTCAGAAGGAAGTAATTTAA
- a CDS encoding GatB/YqeY domain-containing protein, translated as MTLLERLNEDMKQAMRNKEKDKLTVIRMVKASLQNEAIKKKDGELSEEEELQVLTREVKQRKDSLQEFREADREDLAVKTEQELVIIEQYLPKQLTDDELKQVIQETIEEVGASSKQDMGRVMSAVMPKVQGKADGSKVNQIVMKQLT; from the coding sequence ATGACTTTGCTTGAACGATTAAATGAAGATATGAAACAAGCAATGCGGAATAAGGAGAAAGATAAATTAACCGTCATCCGTATGGTTAAGGCGTCTTTGCAAAACGAAGCGATCAAGAAAAAGGATGGAGAACTTTCTGAAGAAGAAGAGCTCCAAGTTCTTACTCGTGAAGTTAAGCAAAGGAAAGATTCCCTCCAAGAGTTCAGAGAAGCTGATCGTGAGGATCTAGCAGTAAAGACTGAGCAAGAGCTAGTCATTATTGAACAATATTTACCGAAGCAGCTGACTGATGATGAATTAAAACAAGTAATTCAGGAGACAATTGAGGAAGTAGGCGCTAGCTCTAAACAAGATATGGGAAGAGTAATGAGCGCAGTTATGCCGAAAGTTCAAGGAAAAGCTGACGGTTCAAAAGTAAATCAAATTGTCATGAAACAATTAACATAA
- the dnaK gene encoding molecular chaperone DnaK, whose amino-acid sequence MSKIIGIDLGTTNSCVAVMEGGESKVIPNPEGNRTTPSVVSFKNGERQVGEVAKRQAITNPNTIQSVKRHMGTDHKEKIEDKEYTPQEVSAIILQHIKSYAEDYLGEEVSKAVITVPAYFNDAERQATKDAGKIAGLEVERIINEPTAAALAYGIDQDQDQTVLVYDLGGGTFDVSILDIGDGTFEVVSTAGDNRLGGDDFDEVIIDHMVAEFKKENGIDLSKDKMAKQRLKDAAEKAKKDLSGVAQTQISLPFITAGEAGPLHLEMNMTRAKFEELASDLVERTMKPTRQALKDADMSPSEIDKVLLVGGSTRIPAVQDAIKKEVGKDPSKGVNPDEVVALGATIQGGVLQGDVKDVVLLDVTPLSLGIETMGGVFTKLIERNTTIPTSEQQVFSTAADNQQAVDIHVLQGEREMAQYNKTLGRFQLTDIPPAPRGVPQIEVKFDIDANGIVNVSAKDLGTNKEQSITIKSSSGLSEEEVESMVKEAEENAEEDKKRREEVELRNESEQLISTVDKTIKDLGEQVTEEEKEKAESLKGELQTALEGEDTEAIKEKKEALEQEVQNLSVKLYEQAQQQAEQSAGEQQDEDVVDADYEEVNEEDKK is encoded by the coding sequence ATGAGTAAGATTATCGGTATCGATTTAGGTACTACAAATTCATGTGTAGCAGTAATGGAAGGTGGCGAATCAAAAGTCATCCCAAATCCAGAAGGAAACCGTACTACACCATCAGTTGTTTCTTTTAAAAATGGTGAACGTCAAGTAGGTGAGGTTGCTAAACGTCAAGCAATTACAAACCCTAATACGATTCAATCCGTTAAGCGTCACATGGGTACAGACCATAAAGAGAAAATCGAAGATAAAGAATATACACCACAAGAAGTTTCAGCGATTATTCTTCAACACATCAAATCATACGCTGAAGATTATCTAGGTGAAGAAGTAAGTAAGGCTGTAATTACAGTACCGGCTTATTTCAACGATGCTGAACGTCAAGCTACAAAAGACGCTGGTAAAATTGCAGGACTTGAAGTTGAACGTATCATCAACGAGCCTACTGCAGCAGCACTAGCATACGGAATTGACCAAGACCAAGATCAGACAGTACTTGTGTATGACTTAGGTGGAGGTACTTTTGACGTATCTATCCTAGACATTGGTGATGGCACATTTGAAGTTGTATCTACTGCTGGTGACAACCGCCTAGGTGGGGATGACTTTGATGAAGTGATCATTGATCACATGGTTGCTGAATTCAAAAAAGAAAACGGAATTGACTTGTCTAAAGACAAAATGGCTAAACAACGTCTGAAAGATGCAGCTGAAAAAGCTAAGAAAGACTTATCAGGTGTAGCTCAAACACAAATCTCATTACCGTTTATCACAGCAGGAGAAGCAGGTCCATTACACTTAGAAATGAACATGACTCGTGCTAAATTTGAAGAGTTAGCTTCTGACTTAGTTGAACGTACAATGAAACCTACGCGTCAGGCTCTAAAAGATGCTGACATGAGTCCATCTGAGATTGACAAAGTATTACTAGTCGGTGGTTCAACTCGTATCCCTGCGGTACAAGATGCAATTAAGAAGGAAGTTGGAAAAGATCCTTCTAAAGGTGTAAACCCTGATGAAGTTGTAGCATTAGGTGCTACAATCCAAGGTGGAGTTCTTCAAGGTGATGTTAAAGACGTTGTGTTATTAGACGTAACACCACTTTCATTAGGTATCGAAACAATGGGAGGCGTATTCACTAAGTTAATCGAACGTAATACGACTATTCCTACAAGCGAACAGCAAGTATTCTCAACTGCAGCTGACAATCAGCAAGCAGTGGACATTCACGTACTTCAAGGTGAACGTGAAATGGCACAATATAATAAAACGCTGGGTCGCTTCCAATTAACAGATATTCCACCAGCACCAAGAGGTGTTCCTCAAATCGAAGTTAAATTCGATATTGATGCGAACGGTATCGTTAACGTAAGCGCAAAAGACCTTGGTACAAATAAAGAACAATCAATTACAATCAAGTCTTCATCCGGCCTTTCTGAAGAAGAAGTTGAAAGCATGGTAAAAGAAGCAGAAGAAAACGCAGAAGAAGATAAGAAGCGTCGTGAGGAAGTAGAACTTCGCAACGAATCTGAACAGCTAATTTCGACTGTAGATAAAACAATCAAAGATCTTGGCGAGCAAGTAACAGAAGAAGAAAAAGAAAAGGCTGAATCATTGAAAGGCGAACTTCAAACTGCTTTAGAAGGCGAAGACACTGAAGCTATCAAAGAGAAGAAAGAAGCTCTTGAGCAAGAAGTGCAAAACCTTTCTGTTAAGCTTTACGAGCAAGCTCAACAACAAGCAGAACAATCAGCAGGAGAGCAGCAGGACGAAGATGTTGTAGATGCTGATTATGAAGAAGTCAACGAAGAAGATAAAAAATAA
- a CDS encoding 16S rRNA (uracil(1498)-N(3))-methyltransferase codes for MQRYFISDNNWTKEQVHIDGEDRHHIVNVMRMTSGDKIICCNVDGSSYLVEITEITDDKVTGALVEALDEKQEMPVKVTIVQGLPKGDKLELIVQKGTELGMFAFIPVQMDRSIVKWDSKKESKKLSRLRKISKEAAEQSHRSKLPLIHEKHTLKEVLSENTYDHLFVASELEAKAPSEDGSFAEALKQISPGDNLLVVIGPEGGLSNDEISFLTSNQFKSIRLGPRILRTETAPLYVLSAISFYFEEWR; via the coding sequence ATGCAACGTTATTTCATATCCGATAATAATTGGACAAAAGAACAAGTTCACATTGATGGAGAGGATAGACATCACATTGTCAATGTGATGAGAATGACTTCTGGTGATAAAATCATCTGTTGTAATGTCGATGGGTCTTCTTATTTAGTGGAGATTACAGAAATTACTGATGATAAAGTGACTGGTGCTCTTGTCGAAGCATTAGATGAAAAACAAGAAATGCCGGTAAAAGTGACAATTGTCCAAGGACTTCCTAAAGGTGATAAGTTAGAGTTAATTGTCCAAAAAGGAACCGAATTAGGGATGTTTGCTTTTATACCTGTTCAAATGGACCGTTCGATAGTCAAATGGGATTCGAAAAAGGAAAGCAAAAAACTTTCTAGATTACGAAAAATTTCTAAAGAAGCGGCAGAACAATCCCATCGCTCTAAGTTACCTTTGATTCATGAGAAGCACACATTGAAAGAGGTTTTAAGCGAAAATACTTATGATCATTTATTTGTAGCAAGTGAATTAGAAGCAAAAGCACCTTCAGAAGATGGTTCATTTGCAGAAGCACTTAAACAAATTTCTCCTGGCGACAATTTATTGGTTGTAATTGGACCAGAGGGTGGTCTATCCAATGATGAAATTTCGTTTTTGACATCGAATCAGTTTAAATCGATCCGTTTAGGACCTAGAATTCTAAGAACGGAAACAGCTCCACTTTATGTGTTATCCGCTATTTCCTTTTATTTTGAAGAATGGAGGTGA
- the deoC gene encoding deoxyribose-phosphate aldolase, translated as MNKQLASMIDHTQLKPETQAEKINQICEEAKTYSFASVCVNPTWVSHCYELLKDSEVKVCTVIGFPLGATTSETKSFETSNAIENGATEIDMVINIGSLKDGRYEEVESDIQAVVDAAKGKALVKVIIETALLENDEKIKACELAKKAGADFVKTSTGFSGGGATVDDIRLMRLTVGPEMGVKASGGVRNLEDANAMIDAGATRIGASAGVDIVSGNEGTSDY; from the coding sequence ATGAATAAACAACTAGCGTCCATGATTGATCATACCCAGCTAAAACCAGAAACCCAAGCAGAAAAAATCAACCAAATTTGTGAAGAGGCAAAGACTTATAGTTTTGCTTCTGTATGTGTGAACCCTACTTGGGTAAGCCACTGCTATGAACTTCTTAAAGATTCAGAAGTAAAAGTATGTACGGTTATTGGTTTTCCATTAGGTGCTACAACGTCAGAGACCAAATCTTTTGAGACATCCAATGCGATTGAAAATGGAGCAACTGAAATTGATATGGTCATTAATATCGGATCATTGAAAGATGGACGTTATGAAGAGGTAGAAAGTGACATTCAAGCTGTGGTTGATGCTGCAAAAGGAAAAGCACTAGTAAAAGTTATCATCGAAACAGCACTTCTTGAGAATGATGAAAAAATCAAAGCATGTGAACTTGCTAAAAAAGCTGGAGCGGACTTTGTCAAAACATCTACTGGATTTTCAGGTGGTGGTGCAACGGTTGATGACATTCGTTTAATGCGACTGACGGTAGGACCTGAAATGGGTGTTAAAGCTTCAGGTGGGGTCAGAAACCTTGAGGATGCAAATGCAATGATTGATGCAGGAGCTACTCGAATCGGGGCTTCTGCAGGTGTTGATATCGTTTCAGGAAATGAAGGTACCAGTGATTATTAA
- a CDS encoding NfeD family protein produces the protein MKKKLYIFLIFALSFIWINQAGVTADNHESSTDVYVIPIENEVERGLVAFLERSIQEAEEAYADYIVFEINSPGGRVDSAEEIATLISSVEIPNAAYIINQALSAGSYIALNAQEIYFRPGATMGASGVIVGDGTAADEKAQSAWIAAMTAAAEQNDRDPLYAEAMANPDLDLSEYRAGEGDYLTLRADEALEVGYSEGTAENRAELFEMLDIKNPQVVETELTFSEHIARFVTSPVVIPILLSVASLGLIVELYSPGFGIPGIMGLSALLLFFYGHLIAGFAGYESIILFILGIVLIVLEIFVPSGILGVIGGGAILGAMLVAGADLGYMAFSIGIALLIALVGIFILFRKLDFNKGIFGKIVLTDQTTTDLGYVSNSNRMELIGKEGEALTYLRPAGTAVIDDERLDVVSEGGFIAAGTKIKVVKVEGSRIVVREVHDK, from the coding sequence GTGAAAAAGAAATTATATATTTTCTTAATCTTTGCATTATCATTTATATGGATTAATCAGGCGGGTGTTACAGCTGATAACCACGAGTCTTCAACAGATGTTTATGTGATACCGATCGAAAACGAGGTTGAAAGAGGCCTGGTCGCTTTCTTAGAACGAAGTATTCAGGAAGCTGAGGAAGCTTATGCCGATTACATTGTTTTTGAAATAAACTCTCCTGGGGGTAGAGTGGATTCTGCTGAAGAGATTGCTACTTTAATTTCCAGCGTGGAAATCCCGAATGCTGCTTATATCATCAATCAAGCGCTTTCTGCTGGCTCATACATAGCATTGAATGCACAGGAAATTTACTTCAGGCCGGGTGCGACAATGGGAGCTTCGGGAGTCATTGTAGGGGACGGAACTGCTGCAGATGAAAAAGCACAGTCTGCTTGGATAGCAGCGATGACTGCAGCTGCTGAGCAAAATGACCGTGACCCATTATACGCAGAGGCGATGGCAAATCCAGACCTTGATTTATCAGAATATCGTGCAGGGGAAGGGGATTATCTGACCTTGCGTGCTGATGAGGCTTTGGAAGTAGGTTATTCTGAAGGTACAGCCGAAAATCGTGCAGAACTCTTCGAAATGCTTGATATTAAGAATCCACAGGTCGTAGAAACAGAACTGACATTTTCTGAGCACATCGCACGTTTTGTAACTAGTCCGGTTGTAATTCCTATTTTACTTTCTGTAGCGAGCTTGGGGTTGATTGTAGAATTATATTCTCCTGGATTCGGAATACCAGGGATAATGGGCCTATCTGCATTGTTGTTGTTCTTTTATGGACATTTAATTGCAGGATTTGCTGGATATGAAAGCATCATATTATTCATCTTAGGAATCGTGTTAATTGTTCTAGAGATATTTGTCCCAAGTGGCATTCTAGGAGTCATTGGAGGAGGAGCCATATTGGGAGCAATGCTTGTAGCTGGAGCTGATTTAGGCTATATGGCATTTAGTATAGGAATTGCATTATTGATTGCGTTGGTAGGAATATTTATTTTATTTAGAAAATTGGACTTTAATAAAGGAATTTTTGGTAAGATTGTATTAACTGATCAAACCACGACTGATTTAGGTTATGTTTCAAACTCTAATCGGATGGAACTTATTGGTAAAGAAGGAGAGGCACTGACTTATTTAAGACCAGCCGGAACAGCTGTCATTGATGATGAGAGGTTGGATGTCGTGTCTGAAGGTGGCTTTATCGCCGCCGGTACAAAGATCAAGGTTGTAAAAGTGGAAGGTTCTCGGATTGTGGTTCGAGAAGTTCACGATAAATAA
- a CDS encoding Na/Pi symporter — protein MYTLFLSFAVYLSIFLLGIAYLRYGCSGITQPLVKEIEKHQTILNGLWLGFFLTLLLQSSSASIALFIIFFASTSLSIPFIISYLIGANVATTITSQLFVWNDQTLMFICLLAGLILIFNKRNIIHWVGAILLGLGVIYSSLLGFRSLSIFLDNPLVEQSLLSGQPLIQIITGILITSIVQSSTVLTGILMSINDGTGLSLVHIYYLLLGANIGTCISVWIVTLTQPSHTRIIAYAHILMNIIGAFIAYPAIVSGFIIQWSESITSSTDQQIVYISFLYNLFTGLIFLIFIKPISRTLGLLRR, from the coding sequence GTGTACACTCTATTTCTATCATTTGCAGTTTATTTATCTATTTTTCTTTTAGGGATTGCCTATTTGAGATATGGTTGTAGTGGAATTACTCAGCCATTAGTTAAGGAAATTGAAAAACATCAAACCATTTTAAATGGCCTTTGGTTAGGATTTTTTCTGACGTTACTCTTGCAAAGCAGCTCAGCTTCCATAGCTCTTTTTATCATATTCTTTGCATCTACATCTTTGTCAATTCCTTTTATAATCAGTTACTTAATTGGAGCAAATGTTGCTACTACCATCACTTCCCAACTTTTTGTATGGAATGATCAAACTCTTATGTTTATTTGCCTTCTTGCAGGTTTAATTCTTATATTCAATAAACGAAACATTATCCACTGGGTCGGAGCTATTTTATTAGGTCTCGGGGTCATATACAGTTCATTACTCGGATTTCGTTCGCTTAGCATTTTTCTTGATAATCCATTAGTTGAGCAATCTCTTCTTTCTGGACAACCCCTCATACAAATCATCACAGGGATCCTAATAACAAGTATCGTTCAATCTTCCACCGTGCTGACCGGAATTTTGATGAGTATAAATGATGGTACTGGCTTATCTTTAGTCCACATTTATTACCTTTTGTTAGGGGCAAATATAGGTACTTGTATTTCCGTATGGATTGTCACCCTCACTCAACCTTCCCATACAAGAATTATTGCCTATGCACATATTTTGATGAATATCATCGGTGCTTTCATCGCCTACCCAGCGATTGTTAGTGGTTTTATCATACAATGGAGTGAATCTATAACTTCTTCTACTGATCAACAAATTGTTTATATCAGTTTTTTATACAATTTATTCACAGGATTGATTTTCTTAATATTCATCAAACCTATTTCAAGAACTTTAGGCTTATTGAGAAGATAA
- the prmA gene encoding 50S ribosomal protein L11 methyltransferase encodes MKWSEIKIHTTNEAIEPISNILHESGASGVVIEDPRDLFQDHVTLYGTIYELDPNDYPEEGVYVKAYLPVNSFLGETVDEIKQSISNLVQFDIDIGKNQVTISEVNEEEWATAWKKYYKPVKISEKITIIPTWEDYTPVSSDEIIIELDPGMAFGTGTHPTTVLSLQALEQYLHEDDIVLDVGSGSGVLSIAAALLGAKKIFSYDLDEVAVKSTQINTKLNKVNDRVDASKNNLLEGITSTSDLIVSNILAEIIVQFTDDAFERLKPGGVFITSGIIKAKKDLVKQTLVESGFEIIEVNQMEDWISIVAKKPE; translated from the coding sequence TTGAAATGGTCTGAAATAAAAATTCACACGACTAATGAAGCGATTGAACCTATTTCGAATATTTTACACGAGTCGGGAGCAAGTGGGGTCGTTATTGAAGACCCCCGCGACTTGTTTCAGGATCATGTAACCTTGTATGGGACAATTTATGAGCTTGATCCTAACGACTATCCTGAAGAAGGTGTATACGTTAAAGCTTACCTTCCAGTCAATAGCTTTTTAGGTGAAACAGTTGATGAAATTAAGCAATCAATCAGTAATCTTGTACAATTTGATATCGATATTGGTAAAAACCAAGTCACTATTTCCGAAGTGAACGAAGAAGAATGGGCAACGGCTTGGAAGAAATACTATAAACCAGTTAAAATTTCAGAGAAAATTACAATCATTCCTACATGGGAAGATTACACTCCAGTTAGTAGTGATGAAATCATCATCGAGCTGGATCCAGGTATGGCATTTGGAACTGGAACACATCCGACGACTGTATTAAGTTTACAAGCCTTAGAACAATATCTACATGAGGATGATATTGTTTTAGATGTTGGTTCAGGTTCAGGAGTATTGTCTATTGCTGCAGCTTTATTAGGGGCAAAGAAAATCTTTTCTTACGATTTAGATGAAGTTGCCGTAAAAAGCACACAAATCAATACAAAGTTGAACAAAGTCAATGACCGTGTAGATGCATCAAAAAATAACCTTTTAGAGGGTATTACTTCTACGAGTGATTTGATTGTTTCAAACATTCTGGCCGAAATCATTGTTCAGTTCACAGACGATGCATTTGAAAGACTTAAACCTGGAGGAGTATTCATTACATCTGGTATTATTAAAGCTAAGAAGGACTTGGTAAAACAGACATTAGTTGAATCAGGTTTTGAAATTATCGAAGTGAATCAGATGGAAGACTGGATTTCAATTGTGGCCAAAAAACCTGAATAA
- the rpsU gene encoding 30S ribosomal protein S21, with the protein MSNSTRVKKNESIEDALRRFRRGVSKSGTLSEYRKREFYDKPSVRRKKKSEAARKRKK; encoded by the coding sequence ATGTCAAATTCAACTCGCGTGAAAAAGAATGAGTCTATTGAGGATGCTCTTCGACGCTTCAGACGCGGCGTTTCAAAGAGTGGAACGTTGTCTGAGTATCGTAAACGTGAATTCTACGATAAGCCTAGTGTTCGTAGAAAGAAAAAATCTGAGGCTGCTAGAAAGCGCAAAAAGTAA
- the grpE gene encoding nucleotide exchange factor GrpE yields MTVLDEKKTDEQVLNDQDVSKENVEEQTVDTENNEENEQEEKTEVEQLIEEKEELNNRLIRLQADFDNYRRRVKKEKENDLKYKSQDLATELIPVLDNFERALQVEVSDKDQSFVDGVKMVYQQLQQSLANAGIEEIEAENESFDPQKHQAIMQVEEEGYESDQVVEVLQKGYQLKDRVIRPAMVKVNQ; encoded by the coding sequence GTGACTGTATTGGATGAAAAAAAGACAGATGAACAAGTGTTGAATGATCAAGATGTATCAAAAGAGAATGTGGAAGAGCAAACTGTTGATACAGAAAATAATGAAGAAAATGAGCAAGAAGAAAAAACTGAAGTTGAACAGTTAATTGAGGAAAAAGAAGAACTAAACAATCGTTTGATTCGACTTCAAGCCGACTTCGATAACTACCGTCGTCGTGTTAAAAAAGAGAAAGAAAACGATTTAAAGTATAAATCTCAGGACCTGGCGACAGAGTTGATTCCTGTCTTAGATAACTTTGAACGCGCTTTGCAAGTAGAAGTCAGTGACAAAGATCAATCTTTTGTTGACGGAGTCAAAATGGTTTATCAACAACTACAACAGTCTCTAGCAAATGCTGGGATTGAAGAAATAGAAGCTGAAAATGAAAGCTTCGACCCACAAAAGCACCAAGCAATCATGCAAGTAGAAGAAGAAGGTTATGAATCTGATCAAGTGGTAGAAGTCTTACAAAAAGGTTACCAATTGAAAGATCGAGTAATCCGACCAGCAATGGTCAAGGTTAATCAATAA